In the Wyeomyia smithii strain HCP4-BCI-WySm-NY-G18 chromosome 2, ASM2978416v1, whole genome shotgun sequence genome, one interval contains:
- the LOC129719990 gene encoding uncharacterized protein LOC129719990, whose amino-acid sequence MTAACHTCKKEVTDASVQCCGFCKAVFHLKCCNISPAIAEEIHRNKQLFWMCQSCTSLMGDIRFRAAVGTAFEFGLNNAFSAHGEIAKSLKTEIMVELKNEIRSNFTALINSSSHTPKSSTWPIYPMRSVRSRRLFQKSEIEERRQSDLMCGTGNSLSPSDGTFTVPPPSQKFWIYLSRISRDVTAEQVCELAKQRLGTNDVEAVRLVAKGKDIKSLSFISFKVGISADLKSKALSTSTWPRGMLFREFRDNNAAENFWNPVRSLNADPQQSSIMDPMSTHSLGPQDEVVMTE is encoded by the coding sequence ATGACTGCAGCTTGTCACACCTGTAAAAAAGAGGTAACTGATGCTTCGGTGCAATGCTGTGGTTTTTGTAAGGCCGTGTTTCACCTGAAATGTTGCAATATATCACCTGCTATTGCAGAAGAGATACACCGGAATAAGCAACTTTTCTGGATGTGTCAATCTTGCACTTCACTGATGGGCGATATTCGTTTTCGGGCTGCTGTTGGTACTGCTTTCGAATTTGGACTTAATAATGCTTTCAGCGCACATGGTGAAATTGCGAAAAGTTTGAAGACAGAGATCATGGTTGAGCTGAAAAATGAAATTCGTTCGAATTTTACTGCTTTGATCAACTCTAGCTCACACACGCCAAAATCATCGACCTGGCCGATCTATCCGATGCGATCTGTGCGTAGCCGAAGGCTGTTTCAAAAGTCTGAAATTGAGGAACGTCGTCAATCTGATCTAATGTGTGGAACTGGAAATTCGCTGTCGCCTTCGGATGGTACATTCACCGTACCACCTCCTAGTCAAAAATTCTGGATCTACTTGTCCCGTATCTCTCGTGACGTCACTGctgaacaagtttgcgagtTGGCAAAGCAAAGATTGGGCACAAATGACGTTGAAGCTGTTAGGCTGGTAGCCAAGGGAAAGGATATCAAATCGCTGTCATTCATTTCGTTTAAAGTTGGCATTAGTGCTGACCTAAAATCTAAGGCACTTTCGACTTCAACGTGGCCTAGAGGAATGTTGTTCCGCGAGTTTAGAGACAATAATGCTGCTGAAAATTTTTGGAATCCTGTTCGATCACTGAATGCAGACCCTCAACAATCTTCAATCATGGATCCGATGTCAACTCACTCCCTAGGACCCCAGGACGAAGTAGTAATGACGGAATAA